In Streptomyces pluripotens, the genomic window CTCCTGTGCCGAGGTTGACCACCACGGCGTCCTCGTGTCCCCGGGCGGCTCCGAACCACAGCTCGGCCACCACGCAGGCCCGCAGCGGGTTGTCCAAGTGCAGTGGGTACGGGGTGTGTTCGGCGAGCAGATCGAGCAACGGCACGTCGTGCCAGTCCAAGTTGGGCGCGTACTCAGCGACTCCGGTGTCCCGGTCCACCTGACCCGGCACGCTGACGCCGACACCGAGCACGCGATCCGGCGCGACCCCGGCCCGTGCCACCACCGAAGCGATCGCTGCGGCAACGACTCCGACCACCCGCTCGGGCTGGCTCTCGCCGGGCCGCATCTCCTCGTCGGCGCGGGCCAGCACGGTCAATGCCAGATCGAACAGTTCAACATGGACGTACGTCTCCGCGATGTCCACGCCGATCAACGCGCCCCCTGAGGCGTTGACGGCGACCAGGCCCCGGGGGCGGCCGCCGGCCGAGTCCTCGAAGCCGACCTCGCTGATCATGCGGAGGTCCAGCAGCTCTCCGACGAGCGTGGCGACCGTCGCCAGGCTCAACCCGGTGGCGGATGCCAGCCCCTGACGGGAGGCGGGAGACGCGGCGATGACCTGGCGCAGCACCTCGTAGCGGTGTGCGGTGCGGATGTCACGTGATGTGCGCTTCACGTACCTGTTCCTCCCATGCCGCCCGGGCCGGGGCGCATCGCCACCGGTGTGAGCGGCAGGCTATGGGCTGCGAGAGACTTTCTACAAGGGTTAGAAAAGGGTTCGGAGGAAGTGAGGCGGTGAGGCGTGGCGGTGGCGGGCTCACGTCGACCACTGAGAGCTCCGCGCCGGGAGTGGTCGTACGTGTACGCCCGTCGCCCCCGACCGCAGGGAACTCGCCGCCACCACGCTCCCCGCCCTCTCCCTGCGCGACGCCTCCGTCAAGATCCACAGCGGTGTCGTGGACGACGGTGACGGCTCCGATGCGGAACTGGGTCTGCGTCGGTGTCCTGCCGCTGCCCCGGGTGCGGGCCCCCGGTGCCGGAGCATGCCGTATGCCCGGGATCGACGTACCGGAACACATCGCGCGTCGTGCGGGGACCCGGCACGACTGAGTGGGGACCGGGGGCATACGGTGAGGGGCGAACGCTTGAGCCGGGAGGAGACATTGCGGATGGGTAGTCGCACCGCGCTGGTCGAGGATCTGATGGAGCGCTTCCCGCAGGTGCCGCGGGAAGCCGTCTTCAAGGAGGACCTGCTCCGGGGTGGTGTCGCCTTCGACCAGTCGGCACTCAGCGATACCGCCAACGAGGCGACCGGTGACGTCAAACCGAAGTCGTACTTCATCTTCTCCTTCGACCACGGCACCCTGCCCGAACTGGGCGAGGCCGCGCTGCGCCGGCCCCCGGAGGAGATCATCCTCACGGGTGGCCCGTACGATCTGCGCCGCACGGTGGTCTCCGTCCGGGTGAACCCGGCTTCGCCGTACCGAGTCGCCGCCGACGACGAAGGACTGCTCGGGCTCTACCTCGACGGCAAGCGCATCGCCGACGTCGGTGTGCCGCCCATGCCCGAGTACTACCGGCACACCCTCTCCAGCGGGAAGTCCGTGATGGAGGTGGCCCCCACCATCCAGTGGGGCTATCTGATCTATCTGACCGTCTTCAGGGTCTGCCAGTACTTCGGAGCCAAGGAGGAGTGCCAGTACTGCGACATCAACCACAACTGGCGCCAGCACAAGGCGGCCGGTCGGCCGTACACCGGCGTGAAGGACGCCGATGAGGTGCTGGAGGCACTGGAGATCATCGACCGGTACGACACCCAGAAGGCCTCCACCGCCTACACCCTCACCGGTGGAGCGATCACCAAGACGGTCGCCGGGCGCGACGAGGCCGACTTCTACGGCCACTACGCCAAGGCTATCGAGGAGCGCTTCCCGGGCCGCTGGATCGGCAAGGTCGTCGCGCAGGCGCTGCCCAAGGCGGATGTGCAGCGGTTCAAGGACTACGGCGTGCAGATCTACCACCCTAACTTCGAGGTGTGGGACCGGCGGCTGTTCGAGCTGTACTGCCCGGGCAAGGAGCGGTACGTCGGCCGGGACGAGTGGCACAGGCGCGTCCTGGACTCTGCCGATGTGTTCGGCGCGCGCAACGTGATCCCCAACTTCGTGGCGGGCGTGGAGATGGCGGAGCCGTTCGGGTTCACTTCGGTGGACGATGCGATCGCCTCCACTACGGAGGGTCTGCGCTTCTTCATGTCGCACGGCATCACACCCCGCTTCACCACCTGGTGCCCGGAGCCCACCACCCCGCTCGGACGGGCCAACCCGCAGGGTGCGCCGTTGGAGTACCACATCCGACTGCTGGAGGCCTACCGGGCCACGATGGACGACTTCGGGCTGTCCTCCCCGCCCGGATACGGCCCGCCCGGACCTGGCCGTGCGGTGTTCTCCGTTAGCTCCTTCATGGACAGCCTGTCGGCGGGCGAATCCGCGGACGGACCCACGGACGAACCGGCCTAGGTGTGACGCCGGAGCGGCCGTGCTTCGGTCAGCGGTCCGGCGGCGCGGCGAACCGAACGGCGTCCGCGCCTTCGCCGCGGGCCCGGACCGCAGGGTGATCGCGCTGCGCGCTCATCCCGCCACGCCGGGCAACCGAATGTGGACGGTTCGCTTGTCAGTTGTGTCGAGTACGTGAAAGGCTTTGTGTCCTGCCGCGAGGCCCTTCAACTGCCTTGCAAATGCGATGAGTTGACCTCGCTTGTGGATGCAGGAGTTCCATGCCCGACCTGCCGACCGCCCAGGACGCCACCGAGGCCGCGCTGTTCTCGGAAGGCTGGGACGCGGTGCTCTCCTACGCGGACCTGTGCACCTCGGGATCCCTGACGGCACATCAGCTGGCGACCGAGGCGTTCACGCTTGGTAGACGCGCGGTCCGCGCCGCGGCCAGCACCCATGTGCGCGGCGCCTGCCGTCGCGATGCGCGGCTGCCGACGATCCCGGCATTGCTCACCGCCGTGCGCGACACGGCCGCCGCCTGGGAGGCCGACGGGCAGGGCCACAGGCTCGATCCCGAGCTCAGACTGTGGCTCACCTCGGGGGAGTCGGCCTTCTCGGGGCCGCCGTTGTGCCGCCCGGTCGCACTGCGCGGCCTCCGGGATATGCGGGAGGCCGACGCCTCGCTGCTGTGGCTGGCCGAGGTGGAGGCGCTACCTCTGCCCACCATCGCCCGTCGGTTGGGCCTGGCCCCCGACACCGTCGCCGACGAACTCGACCAGGCCCGTGCCGTGTTTCGGGACTGTTGCCGCCGCGCCCACCTGGACACCCCGATGGACGCACAGTGCCGCAGCTACGCCCACCTGCTGGATGCGGTCACGCGCTCGGCCGCCGTCGACATCCCCGACGACCTCTACCGGCACTTAGCGGGCTGCGGGCGATGTGCCGAGGCCGCCGCCTGTCTGCGCCTGCACGGCGGCGACCTGCCCGCTGTGCTGGCCGACGGAGTGATCGGCTGGGGCGGCCTCGCCTACCTGGAGCGCCGCCGCCGCTTCGCCGAGGTCCGCCTCGACGAGGGCCGCCCCGGCGCAGCTGACCCCAGCCCGGGGGAGGAGGGGGACGGTGGCAAGGTCCTGCGACGCGGTCTGCTCGCTGCCGCCGTGCTGCTGTCAGTACTGGCCCTCGCAGTGTCGATGATGCCGTTCGGCGTATCCGGAGCGGGCACCGGAGCTGTCCACGACGACGGCCGGCCGGTCGCCGATCCCGATGTCCCCCGCGCCGCCCACCTGTCCCCGCCCGCCGACCTCTCCGTCGCCTCCAGGGTGCCTGCTACTTCCAGTGCGTCCGTCGCCTCCAGGGTGCCTGCTAGTCCCAGTGCGTCCGTCACCTCCAGCGTGCCCGCCAATCCCCGCACGCCGTCCGCCCCCACCACCCCCGCCGCGACGGGCGCCCCGGAGGCGTCCGGCCGTAAGGGGACAGACCGTAAGGGGCGCGATCGGACGGCGTCCGCCCCACACGTTCAGGGCACCTCCTCCGTGCCCCGTGACGCCCGCCGTACCAGCGCGCCCGCCCCGGCCGCGGCGGGCGCCTGCCAGGTCACGTACGACCTGGTCAGCCAGTGGTCCGACGGCTTCCAGAGCAGCGTCACCGTCACCACTGACCAAGCCCTCGCCGGCTGGCGGGTCTCCTGGAGGTTTCCCGACGGCCAACAGGTCCGCCTGGTGTGGGACGCCACGGTCCGTCAGAACGGTGACCGGGTCACTGCCATCGTCGCTGGCCACCATAGGACCTTTGCCGCGCACGCCACCCTGTCCTTCGGCTTCGTCGCCGGCCTGCGGGGCGGGAACCGGCCGCCGTACGCCTTCACCCTCAACGGGAAGCCCTGTGGGACCGGTTGAGGCCTGCGTCAACCAGGCTCCGTACGGCGATGCCGGCGACAGTGTCGAGGCGGAACGTGCACCATGGCCCAGTCCTTCCGTGAGGACCGTGCCTTCCTGAACGGGTGCGACATCTGCCCATCGGCGTGCCGGCCAGGGGTGTCGAGCCCAGACCCGTGTCCGGAACTCCGCGTGGAACGTCGGGGACCGACGCACGGACGCGGCCGCCCCGGACGACAGCCCGTGGCGGTGTACCTGCGATGCGCTCGGCCGGTACCTCGCCGAGCACCGCGTGGCTGGCCACCACGATTCCTCGCCCACCTCACCTCGACGGGGCGTGCTCCGGCCCGGAGCTAAATCGGTGGCACTCGGATATCTGCCGCTCTAGGGTGAGGACTGCTTCGTACCGCAGCCGCCGGTCGCCGTTGTCGACCGAGTGAGGAATGGGAGGTGTGACCGATGACCGTCTTTGTGAGGGGCGCTGCCCGCAACCAGAAGATCATCTATTCCACCTCCACGGTCTCCGGCTGAACCTTCTCACCACGCACACGTGCGCGGAGCCGGGGCCGCCCGTGTGAAGGGTTCCCCTTGAATTTCTCTTCTCCTTCGGATTCGTTGCACCCGCTCGCTGCCTATGGCTGGGACCGAGGCTGGGAAGCCGAGTTCGCCCCCCATGCCGAGCGTGGCTTCTTGCCCGGCCGCGTCGTCCGTGTCGACCGCGGGCAGTGCGACATCGTCACCCCGACCGGTATGGTCCGCGCCGACACCGAGTTCGTTGTCCCCCATGACCCGATGAAGGTCGTCTGCACGGGGGACTGGGTAGCTGTGGACCCGGAAGGCAGCGATCCGCGGTACGTACGGACGCTGCTGCCTCGCCGTACCGCATTCGTGCGCTCGACCTCGTCCAA contains:
- a CDS encoding ROK family protein, with translation MKRTSRDIRTAHRYEVLRQVIAASPASRQGLASATGLSLATVATLVGELLDLRMISEVGFEDSAGGRPRGLVAVNASGGALIGVDIAETYVHVELFDLALTVLARADEEMRPGESQPERVVGVVAAAIASVVARAGVAPDRVLGVGVSVPGQVDRDTGVAEYAPNLDWHDVPLLDLLAEHTPYPLHLDNPLRACVVAELWFGAARGHEDAVVVNLGTGVGAGLALGGGLHRGVSNSAGEWGHTTLVLNGRLCHCGNHGCVETYVGAPGIMQNLHELSPSSALLHPGNQTATIDALARAAAEHDPVALKTVQDTARYLGAGIADLINLLNPEVVVLSSWVASRLGEPLLDEVRRVVSRHALGRPLAATGIVLSPIATDPVCLGAATFALEGALRTVGQRQETVRGTAPARSRTAPPS
- a CDS encoding cellulose-binding domain-containing protein — encoded protein: MPDLPTAQDATEAALFSEGWDAVLSYADLCTSGSLTAHQLATEAFTLGRRAVRAAASTHVRGACRRDARLPTIPALLTAVRDTAAAWEADGQGHRLDPELRLWLTSGESAFSGPPLCRPVALRGLRDMREADASLLWLAEVEALPLPTIARRLGLAPDTVADELDQARAVFRDCCRRAHLDTPMDAQCRSYAHLLDAVTRSAAVDIPDDLYRHLAGCGRCAEAAACLRLHGGDLPAVLADGVIGWGGLAYLERRRRFAEVRLDEGRPGAADPSPGEEGDGGKVLRRGLLAAAVLLSVLALAVSMMPFGVSGAGTGAVHDDGRPVADPDVPRAAHLSPPADLSVASRVPATSSASVASRVPASPSASVTSSVPANPRTPSAPTTPAATGAPEASGRKGTDRKGRDRTASAPHVQGTSSVPRDARRTSAPAPAAAGACQVTYDLVSQWSDGFQSSVTVTTDQALAGWRVSWRFPDGQQVRLVWDATVRQNGDRVTAIVAGHHRTFAAHATLSFGFVAGLRGGNRPPYAFTLNGKPCGTG
- a CDS encoding radical SAM protein produces the protein MGSRTALVEDLMERFPQVPREAVFKEDLLRGGVAFDQSALSDTANEATGDVKPKSYFIFSFDHGTLPELGEAALRRPPEEIILTGGPYDLRRTVVSVRVNPASPYRVAADDEGLLGLYLDGKRIADVGVPPMPEYYRHTLSSGKSVMEVAPTIQWGYLIYLTVFRVCQYFGAKEECQYCDINHNWRQHKAAGRPYTGVKDADEVLEALEIIDRYDTQKASTAYTLTGGAITKTVAGRDEADFYGHYAKAIEERFPGRWIGKVVAQALPKADVQRFKDYGVQIYHPNFEVWDRRLFELYCPGKERYVGRDEWHRRVLDSADVFGARNVIPNFVAGVEMAEPFGFTSVDDAIASTTEGLRFFMSHGITPRFTTWCPEPTTPLGRANPQGAPLEYHIRLLEAYRATMDDFGLSSPPGYGPPGPGRAVFSVSSFMDSLSAGESADGPTDEPA